A single genomic interval of Terriglobales bacterium harbors:
- the yvcK gene encoding uridine diphosphate-N-acetylglucosamine-binding protein YvcK — MSSPVQAEVTPGCRVVALGGGSGLSVVLRGLKRHVLDAAMPPGSSSFPVADLTAVVTVTDDGGSSGRLRRELHMLPPGDIRNCMVALSEDEALLSRLFQFRFASGSGLEGHNFGNLFLSALTSITGDFAEAVRLSSGILAARGQIFPSTTADVELEALMDDGSRVRGETAISASSRRIQELYLVPPDARPLPQTLAAIAAADLITIGPGSLFTSLIPNLCVHGIPEAIAAAPALKVYVGNLMTQANESLGLSAADHIRAIFQHAGTRVFDLAVLNSAPLSAELRARYALEGAAQVVNDLDAIAALGVRPVLADLLEPDGVARHRSDRLASLLLDLVRQRRA, encoded by the coding sequence ATGAGTTCTCCAGTCCAAGCGGAAGTCACGCCCGGTTGTCGTGTCGTGGCATTGGGCGGAGGCTCAGGACTCTCCGTGGTCCTGCGCGGTCTGAAGCGGCACGTGCTGGATGCGGCCATGCCGCCGGGTTCCTCTTCCTTCCCGGTTGCCGACCTCACCGCCGTCGTCACCGTAACCGACGACGGTGGCTCCAGCGGCCGCCTGCGCCGCGAGCTGCACATGCTCCCGCCCGGCGACATCCGCAACTGCATGGTGGCGCTCTCGGAGGACGAGGCCCTGCTCAGCCGCCTCTTCCAGTTCCGCTTCGCTTCCGGCTCCGGCCTGGAGGGACACAACTTCGGCAACCTCTTCCTCAGTGCCCTGACTTCCATCACCGGCGACTTTGCCGAAGCCGTGCGCCTCTCTTCGGGGATACTCGCCGCGCGCGGCCAGATCTTCCCTTCCACCACCGCCGATGTGGAACTGGAAGCCCTCATGGACGACGGCTCGCGCGTGCGCGGAGAAACCGCCATCAGCGCCAGTTCCCGGCGCATCCAGGAACTCTACCTCGTGCCGCCCGATGCGCGGCCCTTGCCGCAGACCCTGGCCGCCATCGCCGCTGCCGACCTCATCACCATCGGGCCGGGATCTCTGTTCACCAGCCTCATTCCCAACCTGTGCGTGCACGGCATCCCGGAAGCCATCGCCGCCGCGCCCGCGCTCAAGGTCTACGTCGGCAATCTCATGACCCAGGCCAATGAGAGTCTGGGGCTCAGCGCCGCCGATCATATCCGCGCCATCTTTCAGCACGCGGGCACCAGGGTCTTCGACCTGGCGGTGCTGAACTCGGCGCCGCTTTCGGCAGAACTGCGCGCCCGTTACGCCCTGGAGGGCGCGGCCCAGGTCGTCAACGATCTCGATGCCATCGCCGCCCTGGGCGTCCGTCCGGTGCTCGCTGACCTGCTCGAGCCGGACGGCGTCGCCCGCCACCGCTCCGACCGCCTCGCCTCCCTGCTGCTCGACCTCGTGCGGCAGCGGCGGGCGTGA